CCAGTTGCTGTAAGTAAAGGAATAGATCCAAATAACATTATTGTAAAGTCGGCGCAACGAAAAGAAGTACCACTACTCTTGAGTACCAGCTCGTTTTCTTTATTTTTCATCAAGCCACTCTATTCAAAAAAGGGTTCTTCTGCAACCAAATTGGCGGAGATACTTGGAATGGGTATACCTGTAGTTGCAAACACCAACATCGGTGATCAGGAATTACTCTTTAAAAAATACACAATGGGTAAACTTGTAGATAAATTTACGAACGACGAATTCAGTCAAGTAATCAAGGATATCGATAAACTAACCAGCACCTCACCCGTAGACCTACGTAAATCAGCACTGGCGTATTACAACCTTAATGATGGAGTAGAAAAGTACGCCACCATATACAATCGGCTTCTTAATGATTAATGGTGATATGATTCGCCTTTTAGAATAGTCATTCCTCGATAAAGTTGTTCGGTAAAAAATAAGCGCACCATTTGGTGAGAAAAAGTCATCTGAGACAAGGATACCTTCTCCGATGATCTTGCCACTACTGATTCATGAAATCCAAAGGCACCTCCAATAATAAAAATGCAATTACTAATTCCCCTGTTTGCATAACTTTGAATTTTACGTGCAAAGGCCTCCGAAGAGTACTCCTTCCCACTATTATCGAGCAATACGACATAATCAGTTGCTTTAACCATTTTTAATATGGCTGTCCCTTCAAGTTTTATAAAGTCTTCTTTCTCCCCTCCTTTCTTCTTTACCACTAGCTCAACCATCTCAAATGGTATATAGTGTTTCAACCTGTCTTTATAAATATTTATGGCATCATTTATGGGACCTTTTTCTGTTTTACCTACGACCAAGAGAGTAACTTTCATTTTATTAAATTAGAAGGATTAAATTTGCATCCAGTTCAAATTTCAAACAAATATCCGTGCAAGTTTAGAAAGTATCAAGCATGAAAA
This region of Flavobacteriales bacterium genomic DNA includes:
- a CDS encoding 23S rRNA (pseudouridine(1915)-N(3))-methyltransferase RlmH is translated as MKVTLLVVGKTEKGPINDAINIYKDRLKHYIPFEMVELVVKKKGGEKEDFIKLEGTAILKMVKATDYVVLLDNSGKEYSSEAFARKIQSYANRGISNCIFIIGGAFGFHESVVARSSEKVSLSQMTFSHQMVRLFFTEQLYRGMTILKGESYHH